A window of the Deltaproteobacteria bacterium genome harbors these coding sequences:
- a CDS encoding type I restriction enzyme HsdR N-terminal domain-containing protein: MVKKTKPYEMITDFITGKPVPNIGAEENRQRVERFLVENRGYSKADIEVDADLTFTIGDTQIRSNVDLVVKLEDKRFMVLRCVPGSLVSRQRETLAAARLLDCYQIPFAVVTDGNDADLLDTVTGKVIARGMEAIPAKEDAYQYLTVIELQPLPENRVQRERIIFRSFDEMNINVQRKLGQV; this comes from the coding sequence ATGGTAAAAAAAACTAAGCCATATGAAATGATTACTGATTTTATCACAGGAAAGCCAGTTCCCAATATAGGCGCAGAAGAGAATCGCCAGCGTGTCGAACGCTTCCTGGTGGAAAATAGAGGCTATAGCAAAGCTGACATTGAGGTAGACGCAGACCTCACTTTCACCATTGGTGATACCCAGATCCGCTCCAATGTGGACTTGGTTGTAAAGCTGGAGGACAAGCGGTTCATGGTGCTCCGGTGCGTGCCCGGTTCTCTGGTCTCAAGACAGCGGGAAACCCTGGCGGCAGCCAGGCTGCTGGACTGCTATCAGATTCCTTTCGCTGTTGTTACAGATGGCAATGATGCGGACCTGCTCGATACCGTCACTGGTAAGGTGATCGCTCGGGGCATGGAGGCCATACCCGCAAAAGAAGATGCGTATCAATATCTAACGGTGATCGAACTTCAGCCTTTGCCCGAAAATAGAGTGCAGCGAGAAAGGATCATTTTCCGCTCGTTCGATGAAATGAATATTAATGTCCAGCGAAAGCTCGGACAGGTGTGA
- a CDS encoding type I restriction enzyme HsdR N-terminal domain-containing protein produces MGAPLILGELVDFITGRTITDTLDERYRQRIAKILVEEKGYLKEDIQIQRELPLLVDASSYLCKIDFAVVLNGKTVMIVRFGPGSIVSRERPALAAARLLEPYTVPFAVVTNGKEAHLIDTASGRVIGRSLDSIPSRSDLLDRFPNILFTCLAEKRLEKERRILFAFEAIGTCPLDSEH; encoded by the coding sequence ATGGGAGCGCCCTTGATCCTCGGAGAACTCGTTGATTTCATAACAGGCCGTACTATCACCGATACATTGGATGAACGGTATCGGCAGAGAATCGCCAAGATTCTGGTGGAGGAAAAGGGATATCTGAAAGAAGACATCCAAATCCAACGGGAACTACCGTTGCTGGTCGATGCGAGCAGTTACCTGTGCAAAATAGACTTCGCCGTTGTCCTGAATGGAAAAACCGTAATGATAGTGCGGTTTGGACCGGGTTCCATTGTATCACGTGAACGACCTGCTCTTGCAGCCGCGAGGCTCCTGGAACCATATACGGTACCCTTCGCAGTCGTTACCAATGGCAAGGAAGCTCACCTTATTGATACTGCTTCTGGCCGGGTTATTGGCAGGAGTCTAGACAGCATCCCCTCAAGAAGCGACTTGCTAGATCGATTTCCGAATATTTTGTTCACCTGTCTTGCTGAGAAACGCCTTGAAAAGGAGCGGCGAATCTTATTTGCCTTCGAGGCAATAGGTACGTGCCCACTGGACTCCGAACATTAG
- a CDS encoding AAA family ATPase gives MTELNEKVERLYELIRDCFYLGDELLEIGDRKYLPVALFGILTLLLSGKELVFGEYGSGKTSSSERISSLVLGLPLEFIQTATVHAHPEQTEEKIKATIDLGALEKQGKEIVKWKIIPFPPVVIIDEINRLPVGKQNMLLNEVDRNIWSYRGETLIFQEGKSFFATINYQDVGATRLIAPLLDRFDVAVETGPLHPVRKRIIRRGIDEEILKDRQTSQELITFVLENNETGSADATVTYINLRAERFKEELEARFSKAGLDLKIPRRQEIKTIREEMKEREITEDAELFLDYLGEEVRCQYTLKKDFSRCDGCHYRNYICSDLYGISQRAEQSLLRYGQALAWMTGEEEVTLEHISAIMPYVIWHRSGLSDKKRSEVKDVKKNCSDDLYAVADALREAKKRWEEHRDHQIEAYVALQNGDSETLEKMADDIGHPFFQSLVRETLSNNG, from the coding sequence ATGACGGAGCTCAATGAGAAAGTTGAGAGACTTTACGAACTCATTCGTGACTGCTTTTATCTAGGTGATGAGTTACTAGAAATAGGCGACAGAAAGTATTTGCCGGTTGCTCTATTCGGGATTTTGACCCTGCTCTTGAGCGGCAAGGAACTTGTCTTTGGAGAATACGGTAGTGGAAAAACTAGCTCAAGCGAAAGAATATCGAGCTTGGTTCTTGGACTGCCCCTGGAGTTCATTCAGACTGCCACCGTACATGCTCATCCAGAGCAAACTGAAGAAAAAATAAAGGCTACTATAGATCTTGGCGCCTTGGAAAAACAAGGGAAGGAGATAGTCAAGTGGAAAATTATCCCGTTTCCTCCAGTGGTTATAATAGATGAGATCAACCGTCTGCCTGTTGGCAAGCAGAACATGCTGCTTAACGAAGTGGACAGAAACATATGGAGTTATAGAGGTGAAACCTTGATATTCCAGGAGGGGAAGTCGTTCTTTGCGACCATTAATTATCAAGATGTTGGCGCAACAAGACTGATTGCTCCACTTCTGGATAGATTTGATGTGGCGGTTGAGACTGGCCCCTTGCATCCGGTAAGAAAAAGAATCATTAGGAGGGGAATCGACGAGGAAATCTTGAAAGATAGGCAGACAAGTCAAGAGTTGATCACTTTCGTCCTGGAAAACAATGAAACCGGATCCGCTGATGCAACAGTGACTTACATTAATTTAAGAGCCGAGAGGTTCAAGGAAGAACTTGAGGCGAGGTTCAGCAAGGCGGGTCTTGATCTCAAAATTCCGAGACGGCAGGAAATAAAAACCATACGAGAGGAAATGAAAGAAAGGGAAATAACAGAAGATGCAGAACTTTTTCTTGACTATCTGGGGGAGGAAGTCCGCTGTCAATATACTCTGAAAAAAGATTTTTCCAGGTGTGACGGTTGCCATTATCGGAACTATATCTGTTCTGACTTGTATGGCATCTCTCAGCGGGCAGAGCAAAGCCTGCTGAGATATGGTCAAGCTCTCGCGTGGATGACTGGCGAAGAAGAGGTGACCCTGGAGCATATTAGTGCAATCATGCCTTACGTAATATGGCACCGGAGTGGGTTGAGCGATAAGAAGCGTAGTGAAGTGAAAGATGTGAAGAAAAACTGTTCGGACGACCTGTATGCTGTTGCCGACGCTCTCAGGGAAGCGAAAAAGAGATGGGAGGAGCATAGAGATCATCAAATTGAGGCATATGTGGCTTTGCAGAATGGGGACTCAGAAACGCTTGAGAAGATGGCAGACGACATTGGCCATCCTTTTTTCCAAAGCCTCGTGAGAGAGACTTTGTCAAACAATGGCTAA